The Gloeocapsa sp. PCC 73106 genome includes a region encoding these proteins:
- a CDS encoding DUF2993 domain-containing protein yields the protein MLGGFIGSNNQQGADWGENLLNTVAGNTIRHLFTHSETVDVQVRCQPSSKLLQGSIDSFKMSGRGLVIRKDFRTEEMSFETDAVSLDFSSVLKGKIALKQPTQAIALIKLSEEDINQAFKAQLVRKRLENLSIPTLTALSDGNPVSFSEINLELLPGNQLKLLAQADLHHSIVPISLSCTLVVAKRRRILFEDIRFEADGIAPEWHSLSETLTHTLGEVLNEMVDLDRFNLDGVTMRLNRLETQGKYLLFSGYAQINHFPTNA from the coding sequence GCAGATTGGGGAGAAAATCTTCTCAACACGGTTGCTGGTAATACCATTCGCCACCTGTTTACTCATAGTGAAACCGTAGATGTACAAGTTCGTTGTCAACCTTCCAGCAAGTTATTACAGGGAAGTATCGACAGTTTTAAAATGAGTGGTCGCGGTTTGGTGATTAGAAAAGATTTTCGCACTGAAGAAATGTCCTTTGAGACTGACGCGGTGTCTCTCGATTTTAGTTCAGTACTTAAGGGTAAAATCGCACTGAAGCAACCAACTCAAGCGATCGCTTTGATCAAATTGTCCGAAGAGGACATCAATCAAGCTTTTAAGGCTCAATTAGTGAGAAAAAGACTAGAAAACCTATCTATACCCACTCTAACCGCTTTATCTGACGGAAACCCCGTGTCTTTTAGCGAGATCAACCTCGAGTTATTACCAGGGAATCAGCTCAAATTACTCGCCCAGGCCGATTTGCACCACAGTATAGTCCCCATAAGTCTCAGTTGTACCCTCGTTGTAGCTAAGCGACGTCGCATTTTATTTGAGGACATTCGCTTTGAGGCTGATGGGATCGCTCCAGAATGGCACTCACTTTCAGAAACTCTTACCCACACCTTGGGAGAAGTTTTAAATGAAATGGTTGATTTAGACCGTTTTAATTTAGATGGAGTGACTATGCGTCTAAATCGCTTGGAAACCCAAGGAAAATACTTGTTGTTTAGTGGTTATGCCCAAATAAACCATTTTCCTACCAATGCCTAG